One window of the Thermodesulfobacteriota bacterium genome contains the following:
- a CDS encoding LEA type 2 family protein, with amino-acid sequence MTTSGARLLSGLLLLLLASCAGLGARPEPPSLVLTDLRLSGATLFAQHYVLDFQLQNPNAFDLALEGMACELLLNGQRFATGVTNRAVTIPAYGTAAMQVEATSTIIGLFRQLTELERNQAQSFRYQLRGHVALRGHGRLPFDYAGEVSLVPAQL; translated from the coding sequence ATGACGACTTCGGGCGCACGCCTCCTCTCCGGGCTGCTCCTCCTGCTCCTGGCCTCCTGCGCAGGACTCGGCGCCCGCCCGGAGCCCCCCTCCCTGGTGCTGACGGACCTTCGCCTCTCGGGGGCAACCCTCTTCGCCCAGCACTACGTCCTGGACTTCCAGCTCCAGAACCCGAACGCCTTCGACCTGGCCCTAGAGGGGATGGCGTGCGAGCTCCTCCTCAACGGCCAGCGCTTCGCCACCGGCGTGACCAACCGGGCGGTGACCATTCCCGCCTACGGCACCGCCGCGATGCAGGTGGAGGCTACGAGCACGATCATCGGCCTCTTCCGGCAGCTCACCGAGCTCGAGCGCAACCAGGCCCAGAGCTTTCGCTACCAGCTCCGAGGCCACGTGGCCCTGCGCGGCCACGGCAGGCTCCCCTTCGACTACGCCGGCGAGGTCTCTCTCGTCCCCGCCCAGCTCTGA
- the traF gene encoding conjugal transfer protein TraF, producing MHPVAKSLSAVALLASSALLLPGWAGALDTFLVGPRAMGMGGATIASATDTTAQYYNPAAFGFFACRTASGGRIACDNNDMGRKTWGVDLNASGGYRLHNEFGVFLDDLVDIDYEDLSRRGVRSESDLRELIDLVKNLDGLDDPGNAITADVNAGLGIRVKNFGVGVRGFFQATGQVVELDRENLGIAAGDLDAQIAAVAVAGNDGAVLLLTPDQQEQLRAAGLSQGSIQKIDFLAREQGVSPAQVEGITDLLATVTAQSGGVGLGGTLDDNTTTVVLRGFAVAEIPVTYGYALNDHWSVGGNLKLMRGRVYATEILVFDADSEDVLRDADKHYRETTTFGIDLGVMGRYRMVNFGVVGRNLNTPKFDGPTRTTELPGGPRTTRFPDVKIKPQFAAGVAFIPFETLTLEVDCDLTANETTLPGYKTRNLSAGLEWDAFRFLALRAGARKNLAESDIGVVYTAGLGLNLWAARLDVAGAFAAKREEFDGKNTPTEARLAAQFSVDF from the coding sequence ATGCACCCAGTCGCCAAATCCCTGTCGGCGGTCGCCCTGCTGGCGTCTTCCGCCCTCCTCCTTCCGGGGTGGGCCGGGGCGCTCGACACGTTCCTGGTGGGGCCCCGGGCCATGGGGATGGGGGGGGCGACCATCGCGTCCGCCACGGACACGACGGCCCAGTACTACAACCCGGCGGCCTTTGGCTTCTTCGCCTGCCGAACGGCCTCCGGCGGCCGCATCGCCTGCGACAACAACGACATGGGCCGAAAGACCTGGGGCGTCGACCTCAACGCCAGCGGCGGATACCGCCTGCACAACGAGTTCGGCGTGTTCCTGGATGACCTGGTGGACATCGATTACGAAGACCTGAGCCGCCGGGGCGTGCGCAGCGAGTCCGACCTGCGCGAACTGATCGACCTGGTGAAGAACCTCGACGGGCTCGACGACCCAGGCAACGCCATCACCGCCGACGTCAACGCCGGCCTGGGCATCCGGGTGAAGAACTTCGGGGTGGGCGTACGCGGCTTCTTCCAGGCCACCGGCCAGGTGGTGGAGCTCGACCGGGAGAACCTGGGCATCGCGGCAGGAGATCTGGACGCCCAGATTGCCGCGGTCGCGGTGGCGGGCAACGACGGCGCCGTGCTCCTGCTGACGCCGGATCAGCAGGAGCAGCTCCGGGCGGCCGGCCTCAGCCAGGGCTCGATCCAAAAGATCGACTTCCTGGCCAGGGAACAGGGGGTCTCGCCGGCCCAGGTCGAGGGGATTACCGACCTCCTGGCCACGGTGACCGCCCAGTCGGGCGGGGTCGGCCTCGGGGGCACCCTGGACGACAACACCACCACGGTGGTGCTGCGCGGGTTCGCCGTGGCGGAGATCCCGGTCACCTACGGCTACGCCCTCAACGACCACTGGTCGGTCGGCGGAAACCTCAAGCTCATGCGCGGCCGGGTGTACGCCACCGAGATCCTCGTGTTCGACGCCGATTCGGAAGACGTGTTGCGCGACGCGGACAAGCACTACCGGGAGACCACCACCTTCGGCATCGACCTGGGCGTGATGGGTCGATACCGCATGGTGAACTTCGGGGTGGTGGGCCGAAACCTCAACACTCCCAAGTTCGACGGCCCCACCCGGACCACGGAGCTGCCCGGAGGGCCGCGCACCACCCGGTTCCCCGACGTGAAGATCAAGCCCCAGTTTGCCGCCGGCGTCGCCTTCATCCCCTTCGAGACCCTGACCCTCGAGGTGGACTGCGACCTCACGGCCAACGAGACGACCCTGCCCGGCTACAAGACGCGAAACCTCTCGGCTGGCCTGGAGTGGGACGCCTTCCGGTTCCTGGCGCTACGGGCCGGCGCGCGGAAGAACCTGGCGGAGAGCGACATCGGGGTGGTGTACACGGCGGGGCTCGGGCTCAATCTCTGGGCGGCCCGCCTGGACGTGGCCGGGGCGTTCGCGGCGAAGAGGGAAGAGTTCGACGGCAAGAACACCCCCACGGAAGCCCGCCTGGCCGCCCAGTTCAGCGTGGACTTCTAG
- a CDS encoding class I adenylate cyclase — MNHLREMLFVREAAGSPGGDSAPPATSCTPEAEAAAAAAAFAAYDRYRRGRLAAQIGERGREALQLLPLLLHVNEPGLPGYVDDPLCPAGIADFSPHSDDLRLARRLFPEARLRRSGVLRPVVELVAVMGSAGTIGFSGESDLDVWVCHDPGTSDALLTVYRRKVLSVEAWLNRHAGLEVHLFFQAASRIRADDFGETGVEGCGSALGALLKEEFYRTGILLAGKAPAWRLVPPLADPDAYRRHWDALRATPGFPAGEYVDLGGVARVPPGELFGAAVWQIVKGWKSPFKSALKLGLLEYAVSSGREAPPLCEQLKQRVLAGERVDPYRLLFDQVLAHYRALGESGSEDLLARCFYLKTGIRLEAESGPRRRASGGSDEAVLAEYAAAWGWGARRLQHLNGFSAWKFEWVQALAREVDRYFLRTYQRIRETLEAEGEVQRITPRDLTVLGRKLQAVYRRAPHKVETLHLVTQGVEEPSVSLYQEVLPDGEAPWRLFRGRVTPLTVDGREGDLLRVSNDPLELLVWAAQNHILGARTRVFCHGLAGELPAADLEALAQGLTAFVERAQGREPTHEDLLGDAVPTAFLAVPNLLEEAEEVRDLGAVHATTWGETFYRRWEGPDAFRGFVEEALVAFLLESPAPDRLEIFAPPRKVGVLRGCHRRLQRELGAAAAFVGGASFAAHLRRRFVGASEAGTYVLDRTAPAELRYRAFKDREDLLRFLCAVGPHARVETRVESLSPELAPLRAVCESSLPGGIDVFVLEEAAQETLFVADEVGNLARFTSLREDAPYALARLLVFLEGVVPELATQEESPLHGRALGDVLRIHTLVREGTCRAVCATHEHLARVRALGLRPVGLTIERTSGRSGGAGGYRITWGMQTIESGEVENPLAEARRRIREARRSGLDYGVFVTRLFLDERFIAEHCGRFVTTGHYLFYKRAIEQRLAG; from the coding sequence GTGAACCACCTGAGAGAGATGCTCTTCGTCCGGGAGGCCGCCGGGAGCCCCGGGGGCGACTCGGCGCCGCCCGCGACCTCGTGCACGCCCGAGGCCGAGGCCGCGGCCGCCGCCGCGGCGTTCGCGGCCTACGACCGCTACCGCCGCGGCCGCCTGGCCGCCCAGATCGGCGAGCGGGGGAGGGAGGCCCTGCAGCTTCTCCCCCTGCTGCTCCACGTCAACGAGCCCGGGCTCCCCGGGTACGTGGACGACCCCCTCTGCCCGGCGGGAATCGCCGACTTCTCCCCCCACTCCGACGACCTGCGGCTGGCCCGGCGCCTGTTTCCCGAGGCCCGCCTGCGCCGCTCGGGGGTGCTCCGGCCGGTGGTGGAGCTGGTCGCGGTCATGGGCAGCGCCGGCACCATCGGCTTTTCCGGCGAATCGGACCTGGACGTGTGGGTGTGCCACGACCCCGGCACGTCGGACGCCCTCCTGACCGTCTACCGCCGGAAGGTCCTCTCCGTGGAGGCCTGGCTCAACCGGCACGCGGGGCTCGAGGTCCACCTCTTCTTCCAGGCCGCCAGCCGCATCCGGGCCGACGACTTCGGGGAGACCGGCGTGGAGGGGTGCGGCTCGGCCCTGGGCGCGCTGCTCAAGGAGGAGTTCTACCGCACCGGCATCCTGCTGGCGGGCAAGGCTCCGGCGTGGCGCCTGGTGCCGCCCCTGGCGGACCCGGACGCGTACCGCCGCCACTGGGACGCCCTGCGCGCGACCCCCGGCTTTCCCGCGGGCGAGTACGTGGACCTGGGGGGGGTGGCCCGGGTTCCCCCGGGGGAGCTCTTCGGGGCCGCGGTGTGGCAGATCGTGAAGGGGTGGAAGTCGCCCTTCAAGTCGGCCCTCAAGCTGGGCCTGCTGGAGTATGCCGTTTCCTCCGGGCGGGAGGCCCCCCCCCTGTGCGAGCAGCTCAAGCAGCGCGTGCTGGCCGGGGAGCGGGTCGACCCCTACCGGCTCCTGTTCGACCAGGTGCTCGCCCACTACCGGGCCTTGGGGGAGTCGGGCTCCGAGGACCTCCTGGCGCGGTGCTTCTACCTCAAGACCGGCATCCGCCTGGAGGCGGAGTCGGGTCCCCGGCGCAGGGCCTCCGGCGGCTCCGACGAAGCCGTGCTGGCCGAGTACGCCGCCGCATGGGGCTGGGGGGCTCGCCGGCTCCAGCACCTGAACGGATTCTCCGCCTGGAAGTTCGAGTGGGTGCAGGCCCTGGCCCGGGAGGTGGATCGGTACTTCCTGCGCACCTACCAGCGCATTCGCGAGACCCTGGAAGCAGAAGGAGAAGTGCAGCGGATCACTCCCCGGGACCTCACCGTGCTGGGGCGCAAGCTCCAGGCCGTGTACCGCCGGGCTCCCCACAAGGTGGAGACCCTCCACCTGGTGACGCAGGGGGTGGAGGAGCCCAGCGTGTCCCTCTACCAGGAGGTGCTGCCCGACGGCGAGGCGCCCTGGCGCCTGTTCCGGGGCCGGGTCACCCCCTTGACCGTGGACGGCCGGGAGGGGGATCTCCTGCGCGTCTCGAACGATCCCCTCGAGCTCCTGGTATGGGCGGCGCAGAACCACATCCTGGGGGCGCGCACCCGGGTCTTCTGCCACGGCCTGGCCGGGGAGCTACCGGCCGCCGACCTGGAGGCCCTGGCCCAGGGGCTGACCGCCTTCGTCGAGAGGGCCCAGGGCCGCGAGCCCACCCACGAAGACCTCCTGGGGGACGCCGTGCCCACGGCCTTCCTGGCGGTCCCCAACCTCCTCGAGGAAGCAGAAGAGGTCCGGGACCTCGGCGCCGTGCACGCCACCACCTGGGGCGAGACCTTCTACCGCCGATGGGAGGGCCCGGACGCCTTCCGGGGATTCGTGGAGGAAGCCCTGGTGGCCTTCCTCCTCGAGAGCCCCGCCCCCGACCGCCTCGAGATCTTCGCCCCCCCGCGCAAGGTCGGCGTGCTGCGGGGCTGCCACCGCCGGCTCCAGCGGGAGCTGGGGGCGGCCGCGGCGTTCGTGGGGGGAGCGAGCTTTGCAGCCCACCTGCGCCGGCGGTTCGTGGGCGCCTCGGAGGCCGGCACCTACGTGCTCGACCGCACCGCACCGGCAGAGCTGCGGTATCGGGCCTTCAAGGACCGGGAGGACCTCCTGCGCTTCCTCTGCGCGGTGGGGCCCCACGCCCGGGTCGAGACCCGGGTGGAGAGCCTCTCGCCGGAGCTCGCGCCCCTGCGGGCGGTGTGCGAGAGCTCCCTTCCGGGGGGCATCGACGTCTTCGTGCTGGAGGAAGCCGCCCAGGAGACCCTCTTCGTGGCGGACGAGGTGGGCAACCTGGCGCGGTTCACGAGCCTCCGGGAAGACGCCCCCTACGCCCTGGCCCGCCTGCTGGTGTTCCTGGAGGGGGTGGTCCCCGAGCTCGCGACCCAGGAGGAGAGCCCCCTCCACGGAAGAGCACTGGGGGACGTCCTGCGCATCCATACCCTGGTGCGCGAGGGCACCTGCCGGGCCGTCTGCGCCACCCACGAGCACCTGGCCCGCGTGCGCGCCCTGGGGCTGCGGCCGGTGGGGCTCACCATCGAGAGGACGTCGGGAAGGAGCGGGGGTGCCGGCGGGTACCGCATCACCTGGGGCATGCAGACCATCGAGAGCGGGGAGGTGGAAAACCCCCTGGCCGAGGCCCGGCGCCGCATCCGCGAAGCGCGCCGTTCCGGTCTCGACTACGGGGTCTTCGTCACCCGGCTCTTCCTCGATGAGCGCTTCATTGCCGAGCACTGCGGCCGCTTCGTCACCACCGGCCACTACCTCTTCTACAAGCGGGCCATCGAGCAGCGGCTGGCGGGCTGA